In a genomic window of Gossypium arboreum isolate Shixiya-1 chromosome 9, ASM2569848v2, whole genome shotgun sequence:
- the LOC108457328 gene encoding galactan beta-1,4-galactosyltransferase GALS1 has translation MRKEAVPSTAPFTATTVGKKLFLCFETKPFVVTLLALTLVMLLWNFPPYYQNLSTTRPCSAAPLASVVAAASTSLFSTNASLPYTATPAGEKKYYSDPKVKPRDPNKRVFEAYGNAAALFVQMGAYRGGPTTFAVVGLASKPIHVFGRPWYKCEWISNNGSSFRAKAYKMLPDWGYGRVYTVVVVNCTFPFNPNQDNLGGKLMINAYYGESPRKYERFTALEETPGSYNAAKYRPPFQYEYLYCGSSLYGNLSADRMREWMAYHAWFFGASSHFVFHDAGGVSPEVRAALEPWVRAGRATIQDIRDQAQFDGYYYNQFLVVNDCLHRYRHAANWTFYFDVDEYIYLPDGNTLESVLNEFSAYTQFTIEQNPMSSLLCLNDSSQQYSRQWGFEKLLFRESRTGIRRDRKYAIQAKNAFATGVHMSENVIGKTLHKTETKIRYYHYHNTITVHQELCREYLPPSAKNNVTWFNKLPYVYDDNMKKLANTIKEFEHKTIGDLGSL, from the exons ATGAGGAAAGAAGCAGTGCCCTCCACCGCCCCTTTCACCGCCACCACCGTTGGCAAGAAGCTATTCCTTTGCTTTGAAACTAAACCCTTTGTTGTTACATTGCTTGCTCTTACTTTAGTTATGCTTCTCTGGAACTTCCCTCCTTACTACCAAAACCTCTCTACTACCCGTCCCTGTTCAGCTGCTCCTCTCGCCTCAGTCGTCGCTGCCGCCTCCACTAGCTTATTCTCCACCAATGCATCACTCCCTTATACAGCCACCCCCGCAGGTGAAAAGAAGTACTACTCGGATCCTAAAGTTAAACCCAGGGACCCCAACAAGCGGGTCTTCGAGGCTTACGGTAACGCTGCTGCTTTGTTTGTGCAGATGGGTGCTTACAGGGGCGGTCCTACAACATTCGCGGTGGTGGGATTGGCTTCCAAACCTATTCACGTTTTCGGCCGCCCCTGGTACAAATGTGAATGGATCTCAAATAATGGGTCATCTTTCAGAGCCAAGGCCTACAAAATGCTTCCGGATTGGGGGTATGGGCGTGTTTACACCGTGGTGGTGGTGAATTGCACTTTCCCATTCAACCCAAACCAAGACAACCTTGGTGGTAAGCTGATGATCAATGCCTACTACGGTGAGTCCCCAAGGAAGTACGAGAGGTTCACAGCGTTGGAGGAGACCCCTGGATCTTACAATGCCGCCAAGTACCGGCCACCATTTCAGTACGAATATTTGTACTGTGGGTCGTCTCTGTACGGGAACCTCAGCGCTGACAGGATGAGAGAATGGATGGCTTACCACGCCTGGTTCTTTGGGGCAAGCTCGCATTTCGTGTTTCATGATGCGGGCGGGGTCTCCCCGGAGGTCAGAGCGGCTCTCGAACCTTGGGTGCGTGCCGGAAGGGCTACGATTCAAGACATTCGGGACCAGGCGCAGTTCGATGGGTATTATTATAACCAGTTTTTGGTGGTGAATGATTGTTTGCATCGCTATCGACACGCTGCCAATTGGACTTTCTACTTCGATGTGGACGAGTATATCTATTTACCTGATGGAAACACTTTGGAGTCGGTGTTAAATGAATTCTCCGCTTATACACAGTTTACTATTGAGCAGAATCCAATGTCCAGCCTGCTCTGCCTAAATGATTCCTCTCAACAATATTCCAG GCAATGGGGATTCGAGAAGCTTCTGTTTAGAGAATCAAGAACGGGAATTCGGCGTGACAGGAAATATGCAATTCAGGCAAAGAATGCATTCGCAACGGGAGTGCATATGTCGGAGAATGTTATTGGGAAAACATTACATAAAACAGAAACAAAGATTCGTTATTATCACTATCACAACACCATTACCGTACACCAAGAGCTATGCAGAGAGTACCTCCCTCCCTCTGCCAAAAACAATGTCACTTGGTTCAATAAGCTACCCTATGTCTACGATGATAACATGAAGAAACTGGCCAACACCATCAAGGAATTCGAGCATAAAACCATTGGAGACCTCGGTTCTCTATGA